The proteins below are encoded in one region of Bremerella sp. P1:
- the serS gene encoding serine--tRNA ligase, which yields MLDRKFVVENVELVKKNCENRGVQADVDQIVALETARKAKLQEAEEFNRQANEINKTVGKATPEERPNIIAEGKRLRQLKDDASTEVDKLEEQIVEILRVIPNLSHPDAPIGEDDKSNLEIQRGATEPRTFDFKVLDHVELGEKLDLIDFESGAQVAGAGFYYLKNEAVLLELALQQYVLSVLVKEGFVPTITPDMARTEILHGVGFIPRGPETQIYSIENTDLNLVATAEITLGGMYAGKTLEAETLPQLFCGISHCYRTEAGAAGRASRGLYRVHQFTKVEMFAFTLPEDSEATLNKFCDLECQIFDGLKIPYRVVDTATGDLGGPAYRKFDLEAWMPGRGDAGEYGEVTSTSNCTDYQARRLNIRYKVKGEKGTHFAHTLNGTAIALSRGLIAVMENYQQADGSIEVPEVLRPYMGMDKIGPR from the coding sequence ATGCTCGACCGGAAGTTTGTTGTCGAAAACGTCGAACTCGTGAAGAAGAACTGCGAGAACCGTGGTGTTCAAGCGGATGTCGATCAGATCGTCGCGCTCGAAACGGCTCGCAAGGCGAAGCTGCAGGAAGCTGAAGAGTTCAATCGTCAGGCCAACGAGATCAACAAGACCGTCGGCAAGGCTACGCCCGAAGAGCGACCCAACATCATCGCCGAAGGCAAGCGTCTTCGTCAGTTGAAGGACGACGCCTCGACCGAAGTCGACAAGCTGGAAGAGCAGATCGTTGAGATCCTCCGTGTTATCCCCAACCTCTCGCACCCCGACGCACCGATCGGTGAAGACGACAAGAGCAACCTCGAAATCCAACGCGGAGCGACCGAGCCTCGCACGTTCGATTTCAAGGTCCTTGACCACGTCGAACTCGGCGAAAAGCTCGACCTGATCGACTTCGAGTCAGGTGCCCAGGTCGCCGGCGCTGGCTTCTATTACCTGAAGAACGAAGCCGTGCTGCTGGAACTGGCCCTGCAGCAGTACGTGCTGAGCGTCTTGGTCAAGGAAGGCTTCGTCCCGACGATCACGCCCGACATGGCCCGCACCGAGATCCTGCACGGAGTCGGCTTCATCCCGCGTGGTCCGGAAACGCAGATCTACAGCATCGAAAATACCGACCTGAACCTGGTCGCCACCGCCGAGATTACCCTGGGCGGTATGTACGCCGGTAAGACGCTGGAAGCCGAAACGCTGCCGCAGCTGTTCTGTGGTATCAGCCATTGTTACCGTACCGAAGCCGGCGCCGCTGGTCGTGCTTCGCGAGGTCTCTACCGCGTGCATCAGTTCACCAAGGTCGAGATGTTCGCGTTCACCTTGCCAGAAGACAGCGAAGCGACGCTCAACAAGTTCTGCGACCTGGAATGCCAGATCTTCGACGGCTTGAAGATCCCTTATCGCGTGGTCGACACGGCCACCGGCGACCTGGGCGGACCAGCCTACCGCAAGTTCGACCTGGAAGCCTGGATGCCTGGCCGCGGCGACGCTGGCGAATACGGCGAAGTGACCAGCACGTCGAACTGCACCGACTACCAGGCTCGCCGCTTGAACATCCGCTACAAGGTCAAAGGGGAAAAGGGTACCCACTTCGCCCACACCCTGAACGGTACCGCCATCGCCCTGAGCCGTGGCCTGATCGCCGTGATGGAAAACTACCAGCAAGCCGACGGCAGCATCGAAGTTCCGGAGGTCCTGCGGCCGTACATGGGCATGGATAAGATCGGGCCTCGCTAA
- a CDS encoding dipeptidase, which produces MPDLKTFIDENRGNFVESLKELLRIPSVSTDSRHKEDVKTAADWVASRFQDLNFETKVIPTKGHPIVYAESPAVPGKPVALVYGHYDVQPPEPLDLWVTPPFEPTERDGNIVARGATDDKGQMLTHVFGATSWIKSVGELPIQVKFLIEGEEEIGSANLAPFIEENKDLLANDVVVISDSSQFAPGQPAITYGLKGIAYFELKLIGPNRDLHSGSFGGAVRNPANALCHMLSTLIDEHGWIHIPGFYDDVKPMSGDERENFAELPFNEEKFKEQLGIDDVHGEEGYTTLERRWARPTLDINGLTSGYQGEGAKTVLPSEASAKFSCRLVPDQCPHKIGKALREHLTKICPTGIKMEFKEHHGSPGFVVATDSPYIKAASDAIEQGFGAAPVLIREGGSIPIVANFAEQLDSDVLLLGWGLDDDNTHSPNEKFNLADFQRGIAASAQLWAELAKIDK; this is translated from the coding sequence ATGCCGGATCTGAAAACTTTTATAGATGAGAATCGTGGAAACTTCGTCGAGTCGCTCAAAGAGTTGCTCCGAATTCCCAGTGTGAGCACCGATAGTCGGCATAAAGAAGACGTGAAGACCGCCGCCGACTGGGTCGCAAGCCGCTTCCAAGATCTGAACTTCGAGACGAAGGTCATCCCGACCAAAGGACACCCAATCGTCTATGCCGAAAGCCCAGCGGTGCCTGGCAAGCCCGTAGCCCTCGTTTATGGACACTATGACGTCCAACCCCCCGAACCGCTCGATCTCTGGGTCACACCCCCCTTCGAACCGACCGAGCGGGATGGCAATATCGTGGCTCGCGGGGCGACCGACGACAAAGGCCAGATGCTGACTCATGTTTTCGGAGCCACGTCCTGGATCAAATCGGTGGGCGAATTGCCGATCCAGGTCAAGTTCCTGATCGAAGGAGAAGAGGAAATCGGCAGCGCCAACCTCGCTCCGTTCATCGAAGAAAATAAAGATCTTCTGGCCAACGATGTCGTTGTGATCAGCGACAGCAGCCAGTTTGCCCCCGGCCAGCCGGCCATCACCTACGGTCTGAAGGGCATCGCTTACTTCGAGCTGAAGCTGATCGGCCCCAATCGTGACCTGCATAGCGGCTCGTTTGGTGGTGCTGTCCGCAACCCGGCCAACGCCCTGTGCCACATGCTGAGCACGCTAATCGACGAGCACGGTTGGATTCACATCCCCGGTTTCTACGACGACGTCAAGCCGATGTCGGGTGACGAGCGCGAGAACTTCGCCGAACTTCCCTTCAACGAAGAGAAATTCAAAGAACAATTGGGCATCGACGATGTCCATGGAGAAGAAGGTTACACGACGCTCGAACGTCGCTGGGCTCGACCAACCCTTGATATCAATGGCCTGACCAGCGGCTACCAAGGCGAAGGGGCCAAGACCGTTTTGCCAAGCGAAGCTTCCGCCAAGTTCAGCTGCCGCCTGGTGCCGGATCAGTGTCCGCACAAGATCGGCAAAGCCCTTCGCGAGCACCTGACCAAGATTTGCCCCACCGGCATCAAGATGGAGTTCAAGGAACATCACGGTTCGCCAGGCTTCGTCGTGGCAACCGACAGTCCTTACATCAAGGCCGCCAGCGACGCCATCGAGCAAGGCTTCGGCGCCGCCCCAGTATTGATTCGCGAAGGAGGCTCGATTCCGATCGTCGCCAACTTCGCCGAACAGCTCGACTCCGATGTTCTGCTGTTGGGCTGGGGCCTCGATGACGATAACACCCACAGCCCCAACGAAAAGTTCAACCTCGCCGATTTCCAGCGAGGCATCGCCGCCAGCGCCCAACTATGGGCCGAACTGGCCAAGATCGATAAGTAA
- a CDS encoding ATP-dependent Clp protease adaptor ClpS, with protein MGDSNTSVAEPWEATTVTTKTKPKKKQKPKRQPRYHVMLWNDDDHTYEYVILMMHELFGHPVEKGFQIAKTVDADGKAICLTTTKEHAELKRDQIHAYGKDDLIARCRGSMSSTIEPEC; from the coding sequence GTGGGCGATTCAAACACGTCTGTAGCAGAACCTTGGGAAGCGACGACGGTTACGACCAAGACGAAACCCAAGAAGAAGCAAAAACCGAAGCGCCAGCCTCGGTATCATGTGATGCTTTGGAACGATGACGACCACACCTACGAGTACGTCATCTTGATGATGCACGAGCTTTTCGGACACCCGGTCGAAAAGGGGTTCCAGATTGCCAAGACGGTTGATGCGGACGGCAAAGCCATTTGCCTGACCACCACCAAGGAGCACGCGGAACTGAAACGCGACCAGATTCATGCCTATGGCAAGGACGATCTGATCGCCCGTTGCCGCGGTTCGATGTCTTCCACGATCGAGCCAGAGTGCTAA
- the mtaB gene encoding tRNA (N(6)-L-threonylcarbamoyladenosine(37)-C(2))-methylthiotransferase MtaB, whose translation MSDLKLKTLTLGCKVNQYETELVREGLARGGYRDAEDSESADVCVVNTCTVTNEGDSKSRQAIRRLARDNPNSRIVVMGCYATRAPNELKVLPNVSEVVTDKREIPDLLGRMGVIDIPDGISKFGDRHRAYVKVQDGCLLRCSFCIIPYVRPEMYSRPSGEIVDEVARLADNGFREIVLTGIHLGHYGVDLNKGKPKTDWVRLAKLMEMLSQIDADFRVRLSSIEATEVTKELIEVMAKYPDKICPHLHISMQSGSDSVLRRMRRRWGSQRFIDRCKLLKDSIDKPSISTDIIVGFPGETEEEFQETCRVSETVGFSKIHIFPFSPRKGTPAAEMPDQIPGDVKSDRRARLAAVEDKTREAYYQSLVGDTLDVLIEAEDRDDANLASGTSCRYAPVYVDRSQVEIGQRYQVKIDRAESQRVLGTLV comes from the coding sequence ATGAGCGATCTCAAGCTGAAGACCCTTACCCTGGGGTGCAAGGTCAACCAATACGAAACAGAACTGGTTCGCGAAGGCCTTGCGCGCGGTGGGTATCGAGACGCCGAAGACTCTGAATCGGCCGATGTGTGCGTGGTGAATACCTGCACGGTGACCAACGAAGGGGACTCAAAGAGTCGCCAGGCCATTCGCCGACTGGCCCGTGACAATCCGAATTCGCGGATCGTCGTGATGGGCTGCTATGCCACGCGGGCCCCAAACGAACTTAAGGTGCTGCCCAACGTTTCGGAAGTCGTCACCGACAAGCGCGAAATTCCCGATCTGTTGGGTCGGATGGGCGTGATCGACATTCCGGATGGAATCTCGAAGTTCGGCGATCGGCATCGTGCGTATGTGAAAGTTCAGGACGGTTGCCTGCTGCGGTGCAGCTTCTGCATCATCCCGTACGTACGTCCGGAGATGTACAGCCGGCCCTCCGGCGAGATCGTTGATGAAGTGGCTCGACTGGCCGACAATGGGTTCCGCGAGATCGTCCTCACGGGTATTCACCTGGGGCACTATGGCGTCGATCTGAACAAGGGGAAGCCGAAGACCGACTGGGTACGCTTGGCGAAGCTGATGGAAATGCTTTCGCAGATCGACGCTGACTTCCGCGTGCGTCTTTCCAGCATCGAAGCGACCGAGGTCACCAAAGAGCTAATCGAGGTCATGGCCAAATACCCTGACAAGATTTGCCCTCACCTGCACATCTCGATGCAAAGTGGCAGCGACTCGGTACTGCGTCGGATGCGACGTCGTTGGGGCAGCCAGCGATTCATCGACCGCTGCAAACTGCTGAAGGACTCGATCGATAAGCCGTCGATTTCAACCGACATCATCGTCGGTTTCCCCGGTGAGACGGAAGAAGAGTTCCAAGAGACCTGCCGCGTTTCCGAGACGGTTGGCTTCTCGAAGATCCACATCTTCCCGTTCAGCCCTCGCAAGGGAACGCCGGCTGCCGAGATGCCGGACCAGATTCCTGGCGACGTGAAGTCCGATCGCAGGGCTCGCCTGGCCGCGGTCGAAGACAAGACGCGCGAAGCCTACTATCAGAGCCTGGTAGGGGATACGCTCGACGTGCTGATCGAAGCCGAAGATCGCGACGACGCGAATTTAGCCAGCGGAACCTCATGCCGCTATGCTCCGGTCTACGTAGACCGATCGCAGGTCGAAATCGGCCAGCGGTACCAGGTTAAGATCGACCGGGCCGAATCGCAGCGGGTGTTGGGAACGCTGGTGTAA
- a CDS encoding chemotaxis protein has translation MNAQNSKLGINTGILLEAGTNEAEILVFEVGGQTFGVNVAKVKEVLGITKVTGLPEGHAAIEGVVRIRQEVVSLIHLGRFLYGDAPEVASRDSDCLLLLEFNQRPLAFRVNRVHRIYRVSWKATRPLPMTPGMNAPITSVVLIDGKLVQILDFESIGAAVAGICDEPANSSGVSRIEAPNIPVVFAEDSRMISEMIGDHLQDAGFTNFHGFVDGQAAWEYLEALAEDESIETIREKVGILITDIEMPRMDGFSLAKHVRMHPVLGSLPIVIFSSLVSRDNEKKGQQVGVDTQVPKPRYGELLEKTRQLVGISELIEA, from the coding sequence ATGAATGCGCAAAATTCAAAGCTGGGTATTAACACCGGAATTCTTCTGGAAGCAGGCACCAACGAGGCGGAGATCCTCGTGTTTGAAGTGGGGGGACAGACCTTCGGCGTGAATGTCGCCAAGGTCAAAGAAGTCCTGGGAATCACGAAGGTGACGGGGCTGCCGGAAGGACACGCAGCGATCGAAGGTGTCGTCCGAATTCGCCAAGAGGTCGTCTCGCTGATTCACCTGGGGCGATTCCTTTATGGAGACGCACCAGAAGTTGCTTCGCGGGATAGCGATTGTCTGTTGCTGCTGGAATTCAACCAGCGTCCGCTGGCGTTTCGCGTGAATCGCGTTCACCGTATTTATCGTGTCAGCTGGAAAGCGACGCGCCCCTTGCCGATGACGCCCGGCATGAACGCTCCGATTACCAGCGTCGTGCTGATTGACGGAAAGCTGGTCCAGATTCTCGACTTCGAGTCGATTGGTGCGGCTGTCGCCGGCATTTGCGACGAGCCAGCCAACAGTTCTGGCGTATCGCGGATCGAAGCCCCGAACATCCCGGTCGTTTTCGCTGAAGATTCTCGCATGATCTCCGAGATGATTGGCGATCACCTACAGGACGCCGGGTTTACCAACTTCCATGGTTTCGTCGACGGCCAGGCAGCGTGGGAATATCTGGAAGCCTTGGCCGAAGATGAATCGATCGAGACGATTCGTGAAAAGGTCGGCATCCTGATCACCGATATCGAAATGCCGCGGATGGATGGCTTCAGCCTGGCAAAACACGTCCGCATGCACCCAGTCCTGGGTTCGTTGCCGATTGTAATCTTCTCGTCGCTCGTTTCGCGTGACAACGAGAAGAAGGGACAGCAAGTCGGCGTCGATACCCAGGTTCCTAAACCTCGCTACGGCGAACTGCTGGAAAAGACCCGCCAGTTGGTTGGTATTTCCGAGCTTATCGAAGCCTAG
- the rdgB gene encoding RdgB/HAM1 family non-canonical purine NTP pyrophosphatase, with amino-acid sequence MSDNRQMVLGTYNQKKRGELQRLLFPLGIELKTLEEFPAAIEVVEDGESFAENAAKKATQQAVAIREWVLAEDSGLCVDALKGAPGIYSARFSGDDATDEKNNDLLLEKLEGLPPEKRGAHYVCHIVLSNPQGEVILEAEDKCHGRIVTERRGTNGFGYDPLFELREYHRTFGEMGPAIKGLISHRAKASRAFVHQLEEMLGKNPALLATK; translated from the coding sequence ATGTCCGACAACCGGCAAATGGTGCTTGGCACCTACAATCAGAAGAAGCGAGGCGAACTTCAGCGTCTGCTCTTTCCTCTAGGGATCGAACTGAAAACCCTGGAAGAGTTTCCCGCAGCCATCGAAGTCGTCGAGGATGGAGAATCGTTCGCCGAGAACGCCGCCAAGAAGGCGACGCAGCAAGCCGTTGCGATCCGCGAGTGGGTCTTGGCCGAGGACAGCGGACTATGCGTCGATGCCCTCAAGGGTGCCCCAGGGATCTATTCTGCGCGGTTCTCTGGCGACGACGCGACCGACGAAAAGAATAATGACCTGCTATTGGAAAAGCTGGAAGGCTTGCCGCCAGAAAAACGGGGTGCCCACTATGTGTGCCACATCGTGCTTTCCAATCCCCAAGGCGAAGTGATCTTAGAAGCCGAAGACAAGTGCCACGGGCGAATTGTCACCGAGCGTCGCGGTACCAATGGGTTCGGGTACGACCCGCTCTTCGAGCTGCGTGAATACCATCGTACGTTTGGCGAGATGGGGCCAGCGATCAAGGGGCTGATCAGCCACCGAGCCAAGGCATCCCGGGCATTCGTTCACCAGCTGGAAGAGATGCTGGGCAAGAATCCGGCACTTTTGGCCACGAAATAG
- a CDS encoding M20 metallopeptidase family protein, with protein sequence MVRARVVSFAVTCLFITSYGMLPLADANADPPSRDSAPVKQWVDQQVGSLVEIYQDFHAHPEVSFEEAETARRLADLLKSAGYEVTTGVGGHGLVAILKNGEGPTVMLRTDLDALPVTENTELVYASKQTVKLEDGTESGVMHACGHDIHMTNVVGTARYMATHKDEWHGTLMIIGQPAEEKGQGAKAMLGDGLFERFPKPDYAIALHVDPNLPTGTVGYRGGYAMANVDSVDIYVQGKGGHGAHPDATVDPIVQAAQLILDLQTIVSREVNPTDPAVVTVGAIHGGTKHNIIGNECHLQLTVRSYGEEVRKQLLEAIQRKAKAVAISYRAPEPKIEISEGTPSLFNDKHLTWRIVKNFNHAFGDEKVVPVDPSMGGEDFSRYGIAGVPIFMYRLGAVDAKRLARYEQLGQEPPSLHSPLFYPDAEDCLETGISATVIALLELFEHKPGDQ encoded by the coding sequence ATGGTTCGGGCTCGCGTTGTTTCGTTTGCCGTTACCTGCTTGTTTATCACGAGTTACGGCATGCTGCCCCTGGCTGATGCTAATGCCGATCCCCCCAGCAGGGATTCTGCCCCAGTCAAGCAATGGGTGGACCAGCAGGTCGGTTCGCTCGTCGAGATTTACCAGGACTTTCACGCGCATCCGGAAGTCTCTTTTGAAGAAGCAGAGACTGCCCGGCGGCTGGCTGACCTACTGAAATCGGCCGGATACGAAGTGACGACCGGGGTCGGTGGGCATGGCCTGGTGGCAATTCTGAAGAACGGCGAAGGGCCGACCGTGATGCTGCGGACCGATCTCGACGCCTTGCCGGTCACCGAGAACACCGAGTTGGTCTACGCATCGAAGCAAACGGTCAAGCTGGAAGATGGGACCGAATCTGGAGTGATGCATGCCTGCGGTCACGACATTCATATGACCAACGTGGTCGGCACTGCCCGGTATATGGCGACCCACAAAGATGAGTGGCACGGCACGCTGATGATCATCGGTCAGCCAGCCGAAGAAAAAGGGCAGGGGGCCAAGGCGATGTTGGGGGACGGATTATTCGAACGTTTCCCGAAGCCAGACTACGCAATCGCTTTGCATGTCGATCCCAACTTGCCGACGGGAACGGTCGGCTATCGCGGCGGTTACGCGATGGCCAATGTGGATAGTGTCGATATCTACGTGCAAGGCAAAGGGGGCCACGGAGCTCATCCCGACGCAACGGTCGACCCGATCGTTCAGGCGGCCCAGTTGATTTTGGACCTGCAGACGATTGTCAGTCGTGAAGTCAATCCAACCGATCCTGCTGTCGTCACGGTGGGGGCTATCCACGGTGGGACGAAGCACAACATCATCGGCAACGAATGTCATCTGCAGCTGACCGTGCGAAGCTACGGCGAAGAAGTACGCAAGCAACTGCTCGAAGCGATTCAGCGGAAGGCGAAAGCGGTCGCGATCAGCTACCGTGCTCCGGAACCGAAAATTGAAATCAGCGAAGGAACGCCCAGCCTATTCAACGATAAGCATCTCACCTGGCGGATCGTGAAGAACTTCAATCATGCGTTTGGCGACGAAAAAGTGGTGCCGGTCGATCCTTCGATGGGAGGCGAAGACTTCAGCCGCTATGGAATCGCCGGCGTACCGATCTTCATGTACCGGCTGGGGGCGGTCGATGCGAAACGGCTGGCTCGCTACGAGCAACTTGGGCAAGAGCCTCCCTCGTTGCACTCGCCGCTTTTCTATCCCGACGCCGAGGATTGTTTGGAAACCGGCATTAGCGCGACCGTGATCGCGCTCTTGGAACTCTTCGAGCACAAGCCGGGCGATCAGTAA
- a CDS encoding ABC transporter ATP-binding protein, which produces MSQVIDVSPVLEVRDLKVHFPVRRGKWFASQTEIVRAVDGVSFDVKPGETFGLVGESGCGKSTTARAIMNLVKPTAGTIHLNGKRIDDLSPASMRQHRSDLQMIFQDPYASLNPRMTVGTIIGEPLSIFGLKSGLDRKLEVMRLMDVVGLNPRFVNRYPHEFSGGQRQRIGIARALAARPKVIVCDEPISALDVSIQAQVINLLMDLQQKLGVAYVFIAHDLSVVRHISHRIGVMYLGRIVELSESQELFRQPMHPYTQALLSAIPVPDPDIERKRQRIVLQGEVPSPDTFYPGCPFADRCPIVQPEKCTASPPPLEGTPHPAACFFAGDKSIEDAAPS; this is translated from the coding sequence ATGTCACAAGTAATAGACGTCTCTCCCGTTCTCGAAGTCCGCGACCTGAAAGTTCACTTTCCGGTTCGACGCGGCAAGTGGTTCGCGTCCCAAACTGAAATCGTACGGGCCGTTGATGGCGTTTCGTTTGATGTGAAGCCTGGTGAAACGTTTGGGCTGGTGGGGGAAAGTGGCTGCGGCAAGTCGACCACGGCGCGGGCCATCATGAACCTGGTCAAACCGACCGCCGGTACGATTCACCTCAACGGCAAACGAATCGACGATCTCTCGCCAGCATCGATGCGGCAACATCGTAGCGACCTGCAGATGATCTTTCAGGATCCGTACGCTTCGCTCAATCCGCGTATGACCGTGGGCACGATCATTGGTGAACCTCTTTCGATCTTCGGACTGAAGTCTGGTCTCGATCGAAAGCTGGAAGTGATGCGACTGATGGATGTCGTCGGGCTCAATCCACGGTTTGTGAATCGGTATCCGCACGAGTTCTCGGGCGGTCAGCGACAACGTATCGGGATTGCCCGAGCACTCGCGGCCAGGCCCAAGGTGATTGTCTGCGACGAACCAATCTCGGCCCTCGACGTTTCGATTCAGGCCCAGGTGATCAACCTGTTGATGGACTTGCAGCAGAAGCTGGGCGTCGCCTATGTCTTCATTGCCCACGACTTGAGTGTCGTCCGGCATATCTCGCACCGAATCGGTGTGATGTACCTGGGACGAATCGTCGAGCTATCGGAATCTCAAGAGTTGTTCCGGCAGCCGATGCATCCTTACACACAGGCCCTCTTGTCGGCTATTCCGGTGCCCGACCCGGATATCGAACGCAAACGGCAACGGATCGTGCTGCAAGGGGAAGTCCCCTCGCCTGATACGTTTTACCCCGGCTGTCCGTTTGCCGATCGCTGCCCAATTGTGCAGCCTGAGAAATGCACGGCCAGTCCACCACCGCTGGAAGGGACACCGCACCCGGCAGCTTGCTTCTTTGCCGGTGACAAGTCGATCGAAGACGCGGCGCCGAGCTAA
- a CDS encoding ABC transporter ATP-binding protein yields the protein MTVETTSASTKDKPSGTGKVLLEVRDLAVEFRTEDGTFKAVRGVDFDLRAGETLGIVGESGSGKSVTNLAMLGLIPQPPGKITSGSAMYNGKDLLKMSDKELASIRGNRIAMIFQDPMTTLNPFLTIDEQLTEVTRKHLGLSYKDALDRAIEMLEKVGIPGAKRRVFNYPHEFSGGMRQRVVIAMALSCDPEILIADEPTTALDVTIQAQILELMQQLQEEHNTAIVMITHDLGVIANMATDVLVMYAGRKVEQAKAHDLFADPRHPYTLGLLNSIPRIDEEVGAQLSPVAGQPPDMSEPIPGCSFYPRCPYRVDDCQKIDPPLVQVDTGTAHACIRDVTQIDLPVPPTATN from the coding sequence GTGACTGTAGAAACGACGAGCGCATCGACGAAGGACAAGCCTTCCGGCACCGGCAAAGTGCTGCTGGAAGTGCGTGACCTGGCAGTCGAGTTCCGCACCGAAGATGGAACCTTCAAAGCGGTTCGCGGGGTTGACTTCGATCTGCGAGCTGGCGAAACGCTAGGTATTGTCGGCGAGTCAGGCTCTGGTAAGTCGGTCACCAACCTGGCCATGCTGGGGCTGATCCCTCAGCCTCCTGGCAAGATCACCAGCGGCTCGGCCATGTATAACGGCAAAGACCTGCTGAAGATGAGCGACAAGGAACTCGCGAGCATTCGTGGGAACCGCATCGCGATGATCTTCCAGGATCCGATGACCACGCTCAATCCATTTTTGACCATCGACGAACAGTTGACCGAGGTCACGCGAAAGCATCTGGGGCTGTCCTATAAAGACGCCTTGGACCGCGCGATCGAGATGCTTGAAAAGGTCGGCATCCCAGGTGCCAAACGCCGCGTGTTCAACTATCCGCACGAATTCTCCGGCGGGATGCGGCAACGCGTGGTGATCGCGATGGCCCTGTCGTGTGATCCCGAAATCCTGATCGCGGACGAACCGACGACTGCTCTGGACGTGACCATTCAAGCCCAGATCCTGGAACTCATGCAGCAGCTGCAAGAAGAACACAACACGGCGATCGTGATGATCACGCACGACCTGGGTGTGATCGCGAACATGGCCACAGACGTGCTGGTCATGTACGCCGGACGCAAGGTCGAACAGGCCAAGGCTCACGACTTGTTCGCCGACCCTCGACACCCTTACACGTTGGGGTTGCTCAATTCGATTCCGCGGATCGACGAGGAAGTGGGAGCCCAACTCTCACCAGTTGCAGGACAACCACCCGACATGAGCGAGCCGATCCCAGGCTGTTCGTTCTATCCGCGTTGTCCGTACCGCGTGGATGACTGCCAGAAGATCGATCCACCGCTAGTTCAAGTCGACACGGGAACCGCGCATGCGTGCATTCGCGACGTTACCCAGATTGATCTGCCGGTTCCACCCACTGCCACTAACTAA
- a CDS encoding ABC transporter permease, whose product MDSLNKHDPYADALPPIEKYQAMYNEARNIRGISLWQDAWRRLRRDWVSMTALSFLVLLALAAIFTPLFPLQSPREQDLANRLALPPEFHSTTKRANEEGEKEVVPVSLQLKGLEGEEFDRRVGELWTDPTGFDMLLLNTRLAIFGDYCLPSLCGTDLLGRDLLSRLFYGARVSLIVGLVATLVSLIIGVSYGAIAGYSGGMVDDFMMRVVDIMYSVPFIFLVLFLITILSEDDVKQWLESYGISRIVILYIVIGAVYWLTMARVVRGQIISLKNEQFVDAARTVGASGFRIVFLHLVPNVMSIVIVYLTLTIPAVMLFEAFLSFLGLGVEAPAVSWGVLAEEGLKVITPVKIYWWLVVFPALALASTLYSLNFLGDGLRDALDPRMKNR is encoded by the coding sequence TTGGATTCACTTAATAAGCACGACCCCTACGCCGACGCGTTGCCGCCGATCGAGAAGTATCAGGCAATGTACAACGAGGCGAGAAACATCCGCGGGATTTCGCTATGGCAAGATGCCTGGCGTCGGCTGCGCCGCGACTGGGTCTCGATGACGGCACTCAGTTTCCTGGTCCTGCTAGCCTTGGCAGCCATCTTCACTCCGCTGTTCCCTTTGCAATCGCCGCGTGAGCAAGACCTGGCCAACCGTTTGGCTTTGCCCCCAGAGTTTCACTCGACGACCAAGCGGGCCAACGAAGAAGGGGAAAAGGAAGTCGTCCCGGTCAGCTTGCAACTCAAGGGACTCGAAGGAGAAGAGTTCGATCGCCGCGTTGGCGAGCTTTGGACCGACCCGACCGGCTTTGACATGTTGCTATTGAACACGCGCCTGGCGATCTTCGGCGACTATTGCCTGCCCAGTTTGTGCGGCACCGACCTCTTGGGACGCGACTTGCTTTCGCGTCTATTCTATGGGGCTCGGGTGTCGTTGATCGTGGGACTGGTCGCCACACTCGTTTCGCTGATCATCGGGGTTAGCTACGGGGCAATCGCCGGATACTCAGGCGGGATGGTCGACGACTTCATGATGCGGGTAGTCGACATCATGTATTCGGTGCCGTTCATTTTCCTGGTGCTCTTCCTCATCACGATCCTCAGCGAAGACGACGTCAAGCAGTGGCTGGAAAGCTACGGCATCAGCCGCATCGTCATTTTGTATATCGTGATCGGGGCCGTGTACTGGCTGACGATGGCCCGCGTGGTGCGTGGTCAGATCATCAGCTTGAAAAACGAACAATTTGTCGACGCGGCACGAACCGTGGGCGCCAGTGGATTCCGCATTGTGTTTCTACACCTGGTGCCCAACGTGATGAGTATTGTGATCGTCTACCTGACGCTGACCATTCCGGCGGTGATGCTGTTCGAGGCGTTTCTGTCGTTCCTTGGTCTGGGCGTGGAAGCTCCGGCTGTGAGCTGGGGTGTGCTGGCTGAGGAAGGCCTGAAGGTGATCACGCCGGTGAAAATCTACTGGTGGTTGGTGGTGTTCCCGGCCTTGGCATTGGCATCGACGCTGTACTCCTTGAACTTCCTGGGTGACGGACTGCGTGACGCTCTCGACCCGCGAATGAAGAACCGATAA